The DNA region caaTCATCAATTTCACAattgtctataaaaataaattacacttttGAATGGTTTCTCCCAACAATTTTCACATCTCACCCAATCGATTTAACGTTTACGTTATGTCATGCATCCATTTTGCCTTTCGTACTGGCCGTTGGAGACGATACCATTCCAATTTCGCCAGATTCTAATTGTTTCAACAGCCTGAATAGTGCTGCAGCCTCTCTTATTCTACTGAATTCAATACAGAACGCCTGAACTTCGATAAACAGCTCCTGAAAAATGTCCAGTTAGACATTGCCTGGCACAAATTAAATACGTATTATTTGTTCATGTTCTATGAAACTGAACACAAAACAGATCTTAATTAATCAAGATTCTATTCTTGACCAATAttctaacttaaaaattacctggacatttattattttattccttaTAAGTGACTGTAAAAACACACAGACTAGTCGGACTAGTCTGTTTTGCATGTATCGGTCTTTTATTGTCTCGCAGGTTGAAATGCAGTTGGAAATGTACAGATGCACAAATTCTGTGGGCAAATCAACCGTTGTCGTCAGTCTATTAACAACCTCCATTGAATGAAGTGACATTTCCATATTAACTAACACGCTGAAATATTCCGTGATCTGTTTAGATTgcatcaattttaacaaaacttcTATTGCTATTATTGGATTGTTCTCCACTAACTCTGGAAgctggaaatatattttagtaagtgCCACAATGAACTAATTAATGAGTTTACCTTAGATGGTGTTAATCCAATGTGGTACACCAGCTTTGAATCAGTTTTAAGTTCACTGATGAGCTTTTGTTGTTCACCCAGGGGAAGAGCTGATTTATATGCTTTGTTCATGAGTTGTTTTGCTTCCAAACCTGATGTGTCCGGTACGCACATTGTGGAATCGTATGCGATTGAATGGATTTTGGGCCAAGTTGGATTAAACCAAACaagctttaaaaaaatattttaattaatgttcatGATATGTAAGTAGGAAACTTACTTCATCATCATGATTTAATAGTGGTGGTGCTAATGTTACAAACTCTGGTTTGtagattttgtttattggtGCATTATCGCCGGTTgctattttcttaattaacaaatCAGTGGGTGTTGATTCTGTTGCATAGCTAGAAAGGAAAATCATACTAATTTAATAgtcaacaaaaaaatgatgtaAACATACTTAA from Aethina tumida isolate Nest 87 chromosome 1, icAetTumi1.1, whole genome shotgun sequence includes:
- the LOC109609483 gene encoding CCR4-NOT transcription complex subunit 11, whose translation is MALTVEQCDILLNILELGNVRSHSVEALIADFKKKFDPVDNFKVGSCLVMLLQQELLPEPDQRLVAITILHELYRGELIGSIPFGPVFMHLLNPPEHQSNVGAPKLEYPGQLPRLSLTEKSFVTQLISEGAKDLLKKTASQILNINFPPFVPYDFSYDQLSLVEKQSELPQTCKCGIPALISFPEKTVNSYATESTPTDLLIKKIATGDNAPINKIYKPEFVTLAPPLLNHDDELVWFNPTWPKIHSIAYDSTMCVPDTSGLEAKQLMNKAYKSALPLGEQQKLISELKTDSKLVYHIGLTPSKLPELVENNPIIAIEVLLKLMQSKQITEYFSVLVNMEMSLHSMEVVNRLTTTVDLPTEFVHLYISNCISTCETIKDRYMQNRLVRLVCVFLQSLIRNKIINVQELFIEVQAFCIEFSRIREAAALFRLLKQLESGEIGMVSSPTASTKGKMDA